A single window of Candidatus Krumholzibacteriia bacterium DNA harbors:
- a CDS encoding radical SAM protein has translation MRKLTVYEKVEATRKYIYNRVHGRPMLASIEMTKHCNAGCDFCDDWKTRYSPKLGDVTDMARRLNPIVLAITGGEPLLEKRLPQIIRDVKATHGFIYIYVITNGSLLTEAKALELFAAGLDQLNISLNYLDERQDEERKLPGLLTHIMDIIPKMAARGHRMAANTVIMRENLDQILPIARQMQAWNADVSLSCYTDFKNGNREHWFSPEQRATLEKLVVDLIAHKKRYGNISNSRFYLERIVPYFTNGAGIAGCKAGNGFVQLTPDGQVRQCADFAPFVDYKEYRGMEPTPCTRCWYSCRGEAEASLTLERVLEYWRIS, from the coding sequence ATGCGCAAGCTGACGGTGTACGAGAAGGTCGAGGCGACGCGCAAATACATCTACAACCGCGTCCACGGCCGGCCGATGCTCGCCAGCATCGAGATGACCAAGCACTGCAATGCCGGCTGCGACTTCTGTGACGACTGGAAAACGCGCTACAGCCCCAAGCTCGGTGACGTCACCGACATGGCCCGCCGGCTCAACCCCATCGTGCTGGCGATCACCGGCGGCGAGCCGCTGCTGGAGAAACGGCTGCCCCAGATCATCCGCGACGTCAAGGCCACCCACGGGTTCATCTACATCTATGTGATCACCAACGGCTCGCTGCTCACGGAAGCGAAGGCGTTGGAGCTCTTCGCCGCCGGCCTGGACCAGCTCAACATCTCCCTCAACTACCTGGACGAGCGCCAGGACGAAGAGCGCAAGCTGCCCGGCCTGTTGACCCACATCATGGACATCATTCCCAAGATGGCGGCGCGGGGCCACCGGATGGCCGCCAACACCGTGATCATGCGGGAGAACCTGGATCAGATCCTGCCCATCGCCCGGCAGATGCAAGCTTGGAACGCCGACGTCTCCTTGAGCTGCTACACGGATTTCAAGAACGGCAACCGGGAGCACTGGTTCTCCCCGGAGCAGAGGGCCACCCTGGAGAAGCTGGTGGTCGATCTCATCGCCCACAAGAAGCGCTACGGCAACATCAGCAACTCGCGCTTCTACCTCGAGCGCATCGTGCCCTACTTCACCAACGGCGCGGGCATCGCCGGTTGCAAGGCGGGCAATGGCTTCGTCCAGCTCACCCCCGACGGCCAGGTGCGGCAATGCGCCGACTTCGCGCCCTTCGTCGACTACAAGGAGTACCGCGGCATGGAACCCACACCGTGCACACGCTGCTGGTACAGTTGTCGTGGCGAAGCCGAGGCCTCCCTCACCCTGGAGCGCGTGCTCGAGTACTGGCGCATCAGCTGA
- a CDS encoding S1 RNA-binding domain-containing protein — translation MPQDFDVSPTPESPTETTGQVAEEPAAPAAPTEVDYVVTAGETVAADAPPATAATESPSTTLADTPTATAPLESAAEVASPADSSNTAAAAASSEDSSSAAAAASSEDSSSAAAPALKVGDRVRGRVVSIGEEETLVELAGPTPARLRTAEIRDRSGTVLLRESDRFTSTVGACIDGIVLTLGKKRGVLDAARLRLALEQRANVSGTVQALNKGGFEIRIGRVRAFCPLSQIDVAFVLTPESYLGKTLPFRVLRWENHGRNIVVSRRSVLREEAKTQARELRKQLSEGAEVEGVVKRLQPFGAFVDLGGLEGLVHVSRMGHSRVEDPASILTVGGKVRVRVVKIEHPGTRRERIALALADLGPDPWAQVQEQLHAGDVLTGTVVRLAPFGAFVHLPVGLDGLVHLSELSHQHIAAPQDVVTPGQEVQVKVLQVDVEKRRISLSLRRAVEPEAPPPRRREPRRERAPRPRDKPPAAAAGGISLTHTMAEQLGLLKQKFRGSA, via the coding sequence ATGCCCCAAGATTTCGACGTGTCACCAACGCCCGAGTCGCCCACGGAGACGACAGGACAGGTGGCCGAGGAGCCCGCTGCGCCGGCGGCGCCCACCGAGGTGGACTACGTCGTCACCGCAGGAGAGACCGTCGCGGCCGATGCGCCTCCTGCAACCGCCGCGACCGAATCCCCCTCGACGACGCTCGCTGACACTCCCACCGCCACCGCACCCCTCGAGTCCGCCGCCGAGGTAGCGTCACCCGCGGACTCGAGCAACACCGCCGCCGCAGCAGCATCCTCCGAGGACTCGAGTAGCGCGGCCGCAGCAGCATCCTCCGAGGACTCGAGTAGCGCCGCCGCTCCAGCGCTCAAGGTGGGAGACCGCGTCCGCGGCCGCGTCGTCAGCATCGGTGAGGAAGAGACGCTGGTCGAGCTCGCTGGCCCGACCCCGGCACGCCTGCGCACCGCGGAGATCCGCGATCGCAGCGGCACCGTCCTCTTGCGGGAGAGCGACCGCTTCACCTCCACCGTCGGCGCCTGCATCGACGGCATCGTGCTCACCCTCGGGAAGAAGCGCGGCGTCCTCGATGCCGCCCGGCTGCGGCTCGCCTTGGAGCAACGGGCGAACGTCTCCGGCACCGTGCAAGCCCTGAACAAGGGCGGCTTCGAGATCCGCATCGGCAGGGTGCGCGCCTTCTGCCCCCTGTCCCAGATCGACGTGGCCTTCGTGCTCACCCCCGAGAGCTACCTGGGCAAGACGCTCCCCTTCCGCGTGCTGCGTTGGGAGAATCACGGGCGCAACATCGTGGTCTCCCGCCGCAGCGTGCTGCGGGAGGAAGCCAAGACCCAAGCGCGGGAGCTGCGCAAGCAGCTGAGCGAAGGCGCCGAGGTCGAGGGCGTGGTGAAGCGCTTGCAACCCTTCGGCGCTTTCGTCGACCTGGGTGGCTTGGAGGGTCTGGTGCACGTGTCGCGCATGGGGCACTCGCGCGTCGAGGACCCGGCCTCCATCCTCACCGTGGGCGGCAAGGTGCGCGTTCGCGTCGTCAAGATCGAGCATCCCGGCACGCGGCGCGAGCGCATCGCCCTGGCGCTGGCGGATCTCGGTCCCGATCCCTGGGCGCAAGTGCAGGAGCAGCTGCATGCCGGCGACGTCCTCACCGGCACCGTGGTGCGCTTGGCGCCGTTCGGCGCCTTCGTCCATTTGCCTGTGGGCTTGGACGGCCTGGTCCATCTCTCGGAGCTCTCGCATCAGCACATCGCCGCGCCCCAGGACGTGGTCACCCCAGGACAGGAAGTGCAGGTGAAGGTGCTGCAGGTGGATGTCGAGAAGCGCCGCATCTCGCTCTCCCTGCGCCGTGCCGTCGAGCCCGAAGCGCCGCCGCCGCGGCGGCGCGAACCGCGCCGGGAACGCGCCCCGCGCCCGCGGGACAAGCCACCGGCCGCCGCGGCAGGCGGCATCTCGCTCACCCACACGATGGCCGAACAGCTCGGCCTCCTGAAGCAGAAGTTCCGCGGCTCCGCCTGA